A segment of the Collimonas fungivorans genome:
TGAGCGCAATTTCCTGGCCCACCACGCCGAAATTCTGCTGTTCGGCGCTGCTGACCCAGTTCTCGATCGCAGCCGGCTGCGGCGCGCTCAGCTGGACTCCGGCGCGCAGGGTTGCCAGCGGCGCCGGCGGCTTGCCGATAATCTGCTGCAGCACATTGCGAGCGACTTCGAGGTTGTTGCTGGCGGCGATTTCCTGCGCGATCACCAGATCGTAGCTGGCCTGCGCCTCGTTGCTGTCGGTAATGGTGGCGGTGCCGACTTCGAAATTGCGCTTGGCTGAAGCCAGCTGCTCGGCAATCGCGCTTTTCTGGGCTTGCAGCGTCGCCAGCACGTCTTGCGCCGTCAGCGTGTCGAAGTAAGCCTGGCTGACGCGCAGCATCAGGTCTTGTTCAGCCTGGGCAAACTTTACCTCGCCGGCGGCGACCGACAGCTTGCTTTCCTGGTACTGCTGCCAATATGCCGGGCGGAACAGCGGCTGGGTAAGCTGCAGGCTGTAATTGTTGGTGATGGTTTTCCAGGATTCCCCGGCGCGGCTGTAGTTGCCGCCGAAGCCGACTACCGGCAGCAGGGCGGCGCGTCCCTGGATGCTGCTTTCATTGCTGGCGCTGAGCGCATAGCGTGCGCTGGTGTATACCGGATCGTTGGCCAGCGCTTGCTGATAGGTCTGGACCAGGTCGACTGCATGCGCATTCGCGGCCAGCAACGCGCTTGCGATCAACGAGGCCATCAGGGTATTGCGCATTACACTCTCCGGAACAATGGCGGCAGGTAGGTATGATCTGGTTTAAAAGGACCTGAGCAGGGCCTGAGCCCTAGTAGGTCGGCATGGCCGGATCCACCTGCTGCGCCCAGGCGTGGACGCCGCCGGTCAGGTTGCTGACCGCGGAAAATCCTTGACGTTCGAGAAACGCGGCGACCTGCATGCTGCGCGCGCCGTGGTGGCAGATGCAGACGATCGCCTGGTCCTCTTCCAGGTCATTCAGGCGCGCCGGCACGGTTTGCATCGGCATCAGCTGCGCCGCGGCGATGTGGCAGGTCTCGTATTCCCAGGGTTCGCGCACGTCCAGCAGCAACGGCGTCGGACGCTGCGGATCGGCGATCCAGGCGGCCAGTTCTGAGGCGGTGAGATGTTGCATGGGCAGGCTTAGAATTTGAATTGGGAGTGAACGGCAGCTTCGCGCAGCGGTTTGACGTTGGTTTCAAACAGGTGCACCGTGCTGTAGTTGCTTTCCGTGGTACGGGTGATGATCTGTGCCGACATTACCGGCGCTTCGCCCAGGATGGCGACAATCCGGCCGCCGACATTGAGTTGCTTGAGGAAGGCGTCAGGCAGCGTCGACAGCGAGCCGGAAATCACGATCACGTCGTAGGTCTTGCTTGCGCCCTGGTCCCAGCCCTGGGCGCCGTTGCCAAGCACTACCTCGACATTGGTGATGCCGTAGGCAGCCAGGTTCTTTTCGGCCAGCGCTTTCAGATCGGGATCGATTTCTACCGTCGTCACATGCCTCGCCTTGTAGCACAGCAAGGCAGCCATGTAACCGGAGCCGGCGCCGATCTCCAGCACTTGCTCATGTTTCTTCACGGCAGCTTGCTGCAGCAGGCGCGCTTCAACCTTGGGCGCGAGCATGCTTTCGCCGTTCGGGCCAGGCAGCGGGATTTCGGTATCGGAAAACGCCAGGCTCTTGTAAGCGGCAGGAACGAATTCCTCGCGCCGTACTACCGTCAGCAATTCCAGCACGTCCAGTTCCAGCACGTTCCAAGGGCGAATTTGCTGTTCGATCATGTTGAAGCGGGCTTGTTCGATATTCATGGTTAAGGCTCGGTAGTGAAAATAAAGGGCTCATTCTATCAAAGCCCACCCTCAAATCCTATTGCACGCTACGGTTTGCTGAGCAAGCCGTGCAGGCAAAGATCGATAAAACTGTCCAGGTAACTGCCTGCATCCACCGGCTCTACGTGGCAGGGGTTGAGCGGTTGTTGCCACATCATCAGCATGATCACCGGAGCGATCAGCACGTTGGCGGTCTGGCGCACGTCGATCGCGCGAAATTCGCCGCGCTCTATGCCACGCTGCAGCATGCGCATGATCATGGCTTCGCCGCGTTCGCTGACTTCTTCGCGGTGGAACGCCGCCAGCTCAGGGAAATTGCCCGATTCGGCCATCAGCAGCTTGGTGATGCCGGCCAGCTTGGTGGCGCCGATCTGCTCCCACCAGCCCAGCAGGATTTCGCGGAACAGGTCGGCGCTTGGGCCCTGGTAGCCATCGATGATATCTTCCGCTTCCGCCAGCGCCGGCAAGATGTTTTCACGCACCACCGCCTTGAACAACTCTTCCTTGCTCTCGAAATACAGGTACAGCGTGCCCTTGGATACACCAGCCAGGGCGGCGACGTCGCCCAGCCGGGTGGCGGCGAATCCGCGTTCGACGAACAGGTCCAGCGCGGCCGCCAGCAGTTCCTGCGGGCGCGCTTCCTTGCGTCTTGCCCAGCGGGGTTTGGAGCTGAAAGGGCAGTTCATGAATACTTGCTATCTTCAATTAATGACTTAAGAGTCAGTAATGTAAGCGGCAACCGTGGGAGTGTCAAGAAGGGTTGGCGCGTGCGCTGGAACTTGGGGCATGCACGGCGATTGCCGGTAGAATCTGGCCTTCGGTTAAATCGGCATTGTCACAGGTTTCGGATGTTTGCAAAAAATACATGGATCGGCGAGGGTGGGGAATGAGCGCGCAAATGGGTGCGCAAGGCAGCGCTTGCCGCCCGGATTGCGGCGCCTGCTGCACGGCGCCGTCGATCTCGTCGCCTATCCCCGGCATGCCCGGCGGTAAACCGGCGGGCGTGCGCTGCATCCAGCTGGACCAGTCCAATCTTTGCCGGATTTTCGGCAGTCCCGACCGTCCCGCGGTATGCGCCAGCCTGCAGCCGGCGCCGGATATGTGCGGCAGTTCCCGGGCGCATGCGATGCATTACCTGGCAACGCTGGAACGTTTAACCGCCGCGTAGGGTCTGTCTGCAGACAGAATAAGGAAAATCCGAATGCAAATGAAAAATTACATGCCTGTTACGAAAATGCCAGTGCTGCTGGGTTTGCTGGCGACGTTGCTGTTGTCTTCCTGTGCGGCCCTGATCGGACCGCGCGATGTCGAATTTCCATTGGCTAAATTGCAGCAATCGGTAGACAAGCGCTTGCCGTTTTCCCAGCGGTACCTGGGCCTGTTCGAAATAACTGCCGACAAGGCCCAGCTCAGCTTGCCGCCCGAGCAGAACCGCCTCGCCATGACAACCGACGTGATCCTGACCATGCCGCTGCTGGGCAAGTCGTGGAACGGCAAGATGGCGATTTCGGGCGTGCTGTTCCTGGACAACCCGCATAACGCGGTGACCTTGCAGGAGCCGAAGCTGGACAGCCTGGTGCTAGATGGCCTCGACAATACCTACGCTGCGCAAGTCACCCAGATCGGCAATCTGCTGGCGCATCAGCTGCTGACCAACCTGCCGCTGTATACCTTCAAACCGGAAGACCTGCGTTATGCCGGCGTCGCGTTCATGCCGACAAAAATCGGCACCAGGGCGGAAAATCTGGTGGTCACGTTTGAACCGGTAAAATAGCCGGCAAGTTTTAAGACAACACTCGCAACAATACGACTGCCAGGGCGGTATCATTCGCCCCGGCGCTTGATTTCTTTTCTCTTACTACTCCCACACTACATGGATATTATTCTCGCGTTAAAAGTGCTCATCATGGGCCTGGTCGAGGGATTCACCGAATTCCTGCCTATCTCGTCGACCGCCACCTGATCCTGGCCGGCAGCTTGCTCGATTTCACCGCCGACATCACGCGCGAAAAAGCCGAAGTGTTCGAGATTGCGATCCAGGCTGGCGCGATTTTCGCAGTGTGCTGGGAATACCGGGCCCGCATCGGCGCGGTCCTGCGCGGCCTGACCAGCGATCCCAAGGCGCGCAAGCTGGTCGTCAACCTGGTCATCGCCTTTGTGCCGGCCGCGCTGCTGGGACTTTTTTTCAGCAAGATGATCAAGGAAAAACTGTTTGCGCCCTTGCCGGTGGCGATTGCGCTGATCGTCGGCGGTTTCATCATCCTGTGGGTCGAGCGCCGCAACAAGGGCGGCGACCGCGTCGCCCGGGTCGAATCGGTGGACGACATGAGCGCGCTGGACGCCTTGAAGATCGGCGTGGCCCAGGCGTTTGCGCTGATTCCCGGCACCAGCCGTTCCGGCGCCACGATCATCGGCGGCATGATGTTCGGCCTGTCGCGCAAGGCGGCCACCGAGTTTTCGTTTTTCCTGGCGATTCCCACCTTGTTTGCCGCCACCATCTATTCGCTGTACAAGGACCGCGCGCTGCTGTCGGCTGCCGACATCCCGCTGTTTTCGATCGGCACAGTCGCCGCGTTTGTCTCGGCATTCTTGTGCGTACGCTGGTTGCTGCGTTACATCAGCAGCCACGATTTCACTGCATTTGCCTGGTACCGTATCGTGTTCGGCCTGGTGGTGATCGTGACCGGCTACACCGGCTGGGTGAACTGGACGCATTGAGCTGGACGCATTGAGCCGGGCCTGCGGCAAAAGAGTTATCCAGGCGAGTTATCCGGGTCTTGAACGAACAGGAGGGTGTTGTGGCAGGTGTATGTTCCGCTGGTACCGATATCGGGTTTGCATCGCTGGATTACGTGCAGGTCGCGATCCTTGGCGTAATTCAGGGCATCTCTGAGCTATTGCCGATTTCTTCCACTGCGCACATGCGCATCGTCCCGGCCATACTGGGCTGGCACGATCCCGGCTCGGCGTTTTCGGCGGCGATGCAGCTGGCGGCGCTGGCGGCCGTGGTCAGCTACTTCTGGCGCGACGTGCGCGAGGTGACCGTCGGCAGCATCACCGCGGTGCGCGAGCGTAATTTCAGCAGTCCGCCGTTCCGTCTCGGGGTGGCGATCATCCTGGCGACGATTCCGATCGGCATCGCCGGGCTGGCGCTGGCGCCGGTGCTGAACGCCTGCGGCTCGCCGCTGCGCAGCCTGAGCGTGATCGGTTACGCCTGCATCGCCATGGGACTGCTGCTGGCGATTGCCGAACTGAGTTGCCGCCATCGCCGCACGGTCGGCGAGATGCGTTTGCGCGACGCCTTGATCGTCGGCCTGGCGCAGGTAGGAGCGCTGATTCCGGGCGTGTCGCGTTCCGGTTCGACCCTGACTGCCGCCTTGTTTCTCAACTTCAAGCGTGAAGAAGCGGCGCGTTTCTCTTTCCTGCTCGGCTTGCCTGCGATCGCGCTGGCCGGCTTGAAAGAGTTGCTGGTTTTGTTCCACCTGCATATGCCGCTGGAGACCTGGATGCTGCTGATTTTCGGCCTGGTGGTCGCCAGCATCTCGGCTTTCGGCGCGATCTGGGGATTGATGAAATTCCTGGAGAAGTTTTCCACCTGGCCGTTCATCGTGTATCGCATCGCCTTGGGGGTTTTCCTTCTGGTGGCTGTGCACAACGGGTTCCTTAGCTAAATGAATATTTGATGTCACACTCGCCACATCCAGACGTATCCGCCGGTTCCGACCCGCAAGCACTCCACATACTGCAAACGGTATTCGGTTACCCCTCTTTCCGTGGCCAGCAGGCTGAGATTGTCAGCCACGTAGCCAACGGCGGCGATGCGCTGGTATTGATGCCGACAGGCGGCGGCAAGTCGCTGTGCTACCAGATCCCGGCCTTGCTGCGGGACGGCGTCGGCGTGGTGGTGTCGCCGCTGATCGCGCTGATGCAGGACCAGGTCGATGCGCTGGCCGAAGTCGGCGTGCGCGCCGCCTTCCTGAATTCGACACAGACCTACGAAGAAGCCTCGCAGATCGAACGCCGCGTGCGCAGCGGCGATCTCGACCTGGTATATGTAGCGCCGGAGCGCCTGCTGACGCCGCGCTGCCTGGACCTGCTGGAATCGTCCAAGATCGCCCTGTTCGCGATCGACGAGGCGCACTGCGTTTCACAATGGGGGCATGATTTCCGGCCCGAATACATCAAGCTGTCGATCTTGCACGAGCGTTTTCCGCAAGTGCCGCGGATTGCGCTGACGGCCACCGCCGACCAGCAGACCCGCGAGGAAATCGCGCTGCGCCTGCAACTGGAGCAGGGCGCGCGTTTCGTTTCCTCTTTCGACCGGCCCAACATCCGTTACCAGATTGTCGAGAAGGCCAACGGCCGCAAGCAGTTGCTCGATTTCATCCAGAGCGAGCACGCCGGCGACGCCGGCATCGTGTATTGCCTGTCGCGCAAGAAGGTTGAAGAGACGGCTGAATTCCTGGAGCAGCAGGGGATACAGGCCTTGCCGTACCACGCCGGCATGGACTATGCCCAGCGGACCAAGAACCAGGGGCGGTTCCTGCGTGAAGACGGCATCGTGATGGTGGCCACCATCGCCTTCGGCATGGGGATCGACAAGCCGGATGTACGTTTTGTCGCCCATCTGGACCTGCCGAAAAGCATAGAGGGTTATTACCAGGAAACCGGCCGCGCAGGCCGCGACGGCGGCCCCGCCAACGCCTGGATGGCGTATGGCTTGCAGGACGTGGTGCAGCAGCGGCGCATGATAGATGAGTCGGAAGCCGGCGAAGTCTTCAAGCGGGTGCTGGGCGTCAAGCTCGATGCGATGCTCGGCCTGTGCGAGACCTTGCATTGCCGGCGTGTGCGTTTGCTGGATTATTTCGGCCAGGGCTCCGAACGCTGCGGCAATTGCGACACCTGCATGAGTCCGCCGGTGTCGTTCGACGCCACGGTGGTGGTGCAAAAGCTGTTGTCGACGATCTACCGGGTCGACCAGCGGTTTGGCGCGATGCATGTGATGGATGTCTTGCGCGGCATCGATTCCGACAAGATCAAGCAATGGCGTCACGAGCAGCTTTCCACCTTTGGCATCGGCAGCGACCGCAGCGAAGCCGAATGGCGGGCCATCTTGCGGCAGTCGATTGCGCTGGGCCTGATCACGGTCGACCATGAAGCCTACAGCGCGCTCAAGCTGACCGACGCCGCGCGGCCGGTATTGCGCGGCGAGCAGCCGGTGCAGTTGCGGCAGTACCAGAAACCGGTCAAGCAGAAACGCAGCGGCAGCAAGCCCAAGGGTTATGTCGAAACCGACCTGTCGACGCTGGAGCAGGCGATTTTCGAGAAACTGCGCTGGTGGCGGGTCGAGACTGCACGCAAGCACAACGTGCCGGCCTACGTCATCTTCCACGACGCCACCATGCGCGAAATCGCCAAGGCGCAGCCGTCATCCCTGGATGATCTGCGCGGCGTCAGCGGCGTCGGCGAGAAGAAGCTGGAGACTTACGGCGCTGAAATTGTCGAGCTGATTGCCGAGTTTGCCTGACATCCCGGAGGCGCTCGACGGCAGCGCCGCTCAATTCCTTAAATCGTCGTACCCAAGGCTGCCATCAGGGCTTGCCGGATTTTCGCCTCTTGCGGCGCCACTCCAAAACCCACCATCACCCCTTGCGCATCAAAGAAACGGCAAATGGTGGTCGCGCCATCCAGTTCGGTTTCCCAGCGGCCGGCCGCCACCGCGTGCGACGGCGGCGGCACCAGCGCCAGCGGATAGCTCGGGGTCTTGACGATCACCGGTGAATGCTTCAGGTCGATCGCGGTATCTTCACCCGTCAGGGTCTTGGCAATCGCGCGTGCCGCGGTAAGGATAGGCGCGATGTATGGCAGGGGACTGGTGCGGCCTTCGCTGTCGACGCGATACTCGGCGCAATCCCCTAGCGCATAGACATCGGCAGCGCTGGTGCGGCCATGGCTGTCAATCATGATGCCGCGGCCAGTAGCCAATTTGGCTGCCTGCGCCAACGCCAGGTCAGGGCGCAGGCCGACAGCGGACAGGACAACATCGGCAATCACTGCTTCGCCGTTCGACAAGGTGAGCTTGATCGCGCCGTCGGCATGGTCGATGCTGGCGGCGGTGGTTCCTAGCTGGAGGGCGATGCCGCGGGCAGTCAGCGCTGCCTGCAAACCTTGCGACAAAGCCGGTGCCGCCAGTGCTGCCAAAGGCAGGGAATTGGGATCGATCAGCGTCACCGTGTGGCCATGCGCGGCCAAGTCGTCGGCAAACTCGCAACCGATCAGGCCGGCGCCCAGGATTGCTACCCGCGCCGTTGCCTGTTGATCCGGCAGCAGCTTGGCGCGGAAGGTGGCGTAGTCTTCGATGTGATTGACCGACAGCACGCGGTCAGCAGCGTCGCCGGCGATGTTCAGGCGGATAGGCTGGGCGCCGACGGCAATCACCAGCTGCGCATATTCGAAAGCGCCGCTGCTGGTGTCGACCACCTTGGCCGCGGTGTCGATGCCCTTGACCCGGGTCTTGGTCATGATGTGGGCGCCGACCTGCTCAGCCATCTGCACCGCGCTTTGCGAGATCAGCTGCGCAGCCAGTTTCTTTTGCGCGAAGGCGTTGGACAGCATCGGCTTCGAATAGAAACCGCCATCGTCGGCAGTAATGATCAGCAGCGCCGCTGTCTTGTCCAGCTTGCGCACCTCGCGCGCCAGAGAATATGCAGCCATGCCGGCGCCGATGATGATGATGGGTTTCATGAATGTCCTGAAGGATGGTTGGCGGTAGCGAGGAACGCGACGTGTGGCATGCTCGCCGCCGCAATATTTGCGGCGGCTAATTTTACAACAAGCGCCTGGATCTCAATCATTTCAAAATTTGGCCCGACGGCGGAATTTCAGATGAACATATCTCAGTGAGTTGATTATATGTATAGGGTCAATAGTTTTTAAGATTGTATTTAAATAATTTAATAGTTTTTATAAATTATCCTATGAAATAGCCATTCACCATGCGAAATTCACATAATCGGCCGCGACCAGTCTGATAAAATCAAGGACTTTCACTTGTTACGCTTGGGGACAGACGCATATGGATTCGATGATCGATAAAAAAGAAGAACTTCGTCAACAATTGCGTCAGGCGGCGCTTGAGTATCACGAGTTTCCGACCCCGGGGAAAATCAGCGTCACCCCGACCAAGCTGCTGACTAACCAGCGCGACCTGGCGCTGGCGTATTCGCCAGGCGTAGCTGCCGCCTGCGAAGAAATCGTGGCCGATCCGGCCAATGCCTTCCGCTATACGGCTCGCGGCAACCTGGTTGCCGTCATCACCAACGGCACTGCCGTGCTTGGCCTGGGCAACATCGGGCCGCTGGCGTCGAAGCCGGTAATGGAAGGCAAGGGCGTGCTGTTCAAGAAATTCGCCGGCATCGATGTCTTCGATATCGAAATCAACGAAACCGATCCGGAAAAGCTGTGCGACATCATCGCTTCGCTCGAGCCGACTTTCGGCGGCATCAACCTGGAAGACATCAAGGCGCCAGAATGCTTCGAGATCGAACGCAAGCTGCGCGACCGCATGAAGATCCCGGTATTCCATGACGACCAGCACGGCACTGCGATCATCGTCGGCGCCGCGATCCTGAACGGCCTGAAAGTGGTCGGCAAAGACATCAAGAGCTGCAAGCTGGTGGTGTCGGGCGCGGGCGCAGCGGCGCTGGCCTGCCTCGACCTGATTGTCGACCTTGGCTTCCCGATCGAGAATATTTTCGTCACCGACCTGGCCGGCGTGGTCTACAAAGGCCGGGTCGAACTGATGGATCCGGACAAGGAACGTTTCGCCCGCGAGACCGATGCGCGCACACTGGCCGAGCTGATTCCAGGTGCTGACATTTTCCTCGGCCTGTCGGCCGGCGGCGTGCTCAAGCAAGACATGGTGAAGGCGATGGCGGCGCGGCCGCTGGTGCTGGCGCTGGCCAACCCGACCCCGGAAATTCTGCCGGAAGACGTCAAGGCGGTACGCGACGACGCCGTCATGGCGACCGGCCGTTCGGACTATCCGAACCAGGTCAACAATGTGCTGTGCTTCCCCTACATTTTCCGCGGCGCGCTCGATTGTGGCGCCACCACCATCACGCGCGAGATGGAAATCGCGGTGGTGCATGCGATCGCCGAGCTGGCGCAAGCCGAACAGTCGGACATCGTAGCAACCACCTATGGCATCACCAACCTGTCGTTCGGCCCTGAGTACATCATTCCAAAACCGTTCGATCCGCGCCTGATGATCAAGATCGCGCCGGCAGTCGCCAAGGCCGCCGAAGCGTCTGGCGTCGCCAGCCGTCCGATCAAGGACATGGAAGCCTACATCGACAAGCTGCAGCAATTCGTTTACCGCAGCGGCACGTTCATGCGGCCGCTGTTCCAGATCGCCAAGAAAACGACGGCGGAGAAGAAACGGATCGTGTATGCCGAAGGCGAAGAAGAACGTGTACTGCGCGCAGTGCAGGTGGTGGTTGACGAAAACCTGGCGCGTCCGATCCTGGTCGGCCGGCCGGCGGTGCTGCAGCAGCGCATCGAGCGCTTCGGCCTGCGCCTGAAAGCTGATGTCGATTTCGAAGTCATCAATCCCGATTTCGACGAACGCTACCGCGACTACTGGCAGACTTTCCTGGCGATGACCAAGCGCCAGGGCGTGACCGAACAGTACGCCAAGCTGGAAATGCGCCGCCGCCATACGCTGATCGGTTCGATGGCGATCCACAAGGGCCATGCCGACGGCATGATCTGCGGCACCTACGGCACTACCAGCCTGCACTTGAACTACATCGACAAGGTGCTGGGCCGGCGCGACGGCGTCAATGTCTATGCGGCGATGAACGCGCTAATCCTGCCGAGCCGGCAGCTGGTGCTGGTCGATACCCATGTGAATGAGGATCCGACCGCCGAACAGCTGGCGGAAATCACGATCCTGGCCGCGGAAGAAATGCTGCGTTTCGGCATCAAGCCGCGTGCAGCCTTGCTGTCCCATTCCAATTTCGGCACCAGCAACAGCGCTTCGGCGCAAAAAATGCGGAATGCCCTGGCCATCATCAAGGAGCAGGCGCCGGATCTGGAAGTCGACGGCGAAATGCACGGCGATACCGCGCTGGACGGCGAGCTGCTGCGGAAAGTGATGCCGGATTCGTCCCTGAAAGGCGACGCCAACCTG
Coding sequences within it:
- a CDS encoding TolC family outer membrane protein; its protein translation is MRNTLMASLIASALLAANAHAVDLVQTYQQALANDPVYTSARYALSASNESSIQGRAALLPVVGFGGNYSRAGESWKTITNNYSLQLTQPLFRPAYWQQYQESKLSVAAGEVKFAQAEQDLMLRVSQAYFDTLTAQDVLATLQAQKSAIAEQLASAKRNFEVGTATITDSNEAQASYDLVIAQEIAASNNLEVARNVLQQIIGKPPAPLATLRAGVQLSAPQPAAIENWVSSAEQQNFGVVGQEIALNSAKYEIKRNRAGHLPTVDLVASRAHSDVSGSPIPFYNISQMSNSIGVQWTIPLYAGGAVNSGVRQAVALEDKARSDLENARRNAALNARQAYLGVSSGLAQIKAYEAAEISSQSSLDSNRLGYQVGVRINIDVLNAQQQLYSTRRDLAKARYDTLMNSLKLKSAVGALKEEDLQQINALLTPAAY
- a CDS encoding rhodanese-like domain-containing protein, with the protein product MQHLTASELAAWIADPQRPTPLLLDVREPWEYETCHIAAAQLMPMQTVPARLNDLEEDQAIVCICHHGARSMQVAAFLERQGFSAVSNLTGGVHAWAQQVDPAMPTY
- a CDS encoding protein-L-isoaspartate O-methyltransferase family protein, with the translated sequence MNIEQARFNMIEQQIRPWNVLELDVLELLTVVRREEFVPAAYKSLAFSDTEIPLPGPNGESMLAPKVEARLLQQAAVKKHEQVLEIGAGSGYMAALLCYKARHVTTVEIDPDLKALAEKNLAAYGITNVEVVLGNGAQGWDQGASKTYDVIVISGSLSTLPDAFLKQLNVGGRIVAILGEAPVMSAQIITRTTESNYSTVHLFETNVKPLREAAVHSQFKF
- a CDS encoding TetR/AcrR family transcriptional regulator, whose amino-acid sequence is MNCPFSSKPRWARRKEARPQELLAAALDLFVERGFAATRLGDVAALAGVSKGTLYLYFESKEELFKAVVRENILPALAEAEDIIDGYQGPSADLFREILLGWWEQIGATKLAGITKLLMAESGNFPELAAFHREEVSERGEAMIMRMLQRGIERGEFRAIDVRQTANVLIAPVIMLMMWQQPLNPCHVEPVDAGSYLDSFIDLCLHGLLSKP
- a CDS encoding YkgJ family cysteine cluster protein; this encodes MSAQMGAQGSACRPDCGACCTAPSISSPIPGMPGGKPAGVRCIQLDQSNLCRIFGSPDRPAVCASLQPAPDMCGSSRAHAMHYLATLERLTAA
- a CDS encoding DUF1439 domain-containing protein — translated: MPVTKMPVLLGLLATLLLSSCAALIGPRDVEFPLAKLQQSVDKRLPFSQRYLGLFEITADKAQLSLPPEQNRLAMTTDVILTMPLLGKSWNGKMAISGVLFLDNPHNAVTLQEPKLDSLVLDGLDNTYAAQVTQIGNLLAHQLLTNLPLYTFKPEDLRYAGVAFMPTKIGTRAENLVVTFEPVK
- a CDS encoding undecaprenyl-diphosphate phosphatase; amino-acid sequence: MAGVCSAGTDIGFASLDYVQVAILGVIQGISELLPISSTAHMRIVPAILGWHDPGSAFSAAMQLAALAAVVSYFWRDVREVTVGSITAVRERNFSSPPFRLGVAIILATIPIGIAGLALAPVLNACGSPLRSLSVIGYACIAMGLLLAIAELSCRHRRTVGEMRLRDALIVGLAQVGALIPGVSRSGSTLTAALFLNFKREEAARFSFLLGLPAIALAGLKELLVLFHLHMPLETWMLLIFGLVVASISAFGAIWGLMKFLEKFSTWPFIVYRIALGVFLLVAVHNGFLS
- the recQ gene encoding DNA helicase RecQ, producing the protein MSHSPHPDVSAGSDPQALHILQTVFGYPSFRGQQAEIVSHVANGGDALVLMPTGGGKSLCYQIPALLRDGVGVVVSPLIALMQDQVDALAEVGVRAAFLNSTQTYEEASQIERRVRSGDLDLVYVAPERLLTPRCLDLLESSKIALFAIDEAHCVSQWGHDFRPEYIKLSILHERFPQVPRIALTATADQQTREEIALRLQLEQGARFVSSFDRPNIRYQIVEKANGRKQLLDFIQSEHAGDAGIVYCLSRKKVEETAEFLEQQGIQALPYHAGMDYAQRTKNQGRFLREDGIVMVATIAFGMGIDKPDVRFVAHLDLPKSIEGYYQETGRAGRDGGPANAWMAYGLQDVVQQRRMIDESEAGEVFKRVLGVKLDAMLGLCETLHCRRVRLLDYFGQGSERCGNCDTCMSPPVSFDATVVVQKLLSTIYRVDQRFGAMHVMDVLRGIDSDKIKQWRHEQLSTFGIGSDRSEAEWRAILRQSIALGLITVDHEAYSALKLTDAARPVLRGEQPVQLRQYQKPVKQKRSGSKPKGYVETDLSTLEQAIFEKLRWWRVETARKHNVPAYVIFHDATMREIAKAQPSSLDDLRGVSGVGEKKLETYGAEIVELIAEFA
- a CDS encoding FAD-dependent oxidoreductase gives rise to the protein MKPIIIIGAGMAAYSLAREVRKLDKTAALLIITADDGGFYSKPMLSNAFAQKKLAAQLISQSAVQMAEQVGAHIMTKTRVKGIDTAAKVVDTSSGAFEYAQLVIAVGAQPIRLNIAGDAADRVLSVNHIEDYATFRAKLLPDQQATARVAILGAGLIGCEFADDLAAHGHTVTLIDPNSLPLAALAAPALSQGLQAALTARGIALQLGTTAASIDHADGAIKLTLSNGEAVIADVVLSAVGLRPDLALAQAAKLATGRGIMIDSHGRTSAADVYALGDCAEYRVDSEGRTSPLPYIAPILTAARAIAKTLTGEDTAIDLKHSPVIVKTPSYPLALVPPPSHAVAAGRWETELDGATTICRFFDAQGVMVGFGVAPQEAKIRQALMAALGTTI
- a CDS encoding NADP-dependent malic enzyme, with product MDSMIDKKEELRQQLRQAALEYHEFPTPGKISVTPTKLLTNQRDLALAYSPGVAAACEEIVADPANAFRYTARGNLVAVITNGTAVLGLGNIGPLASKPVMEGKGVLFKKFAGIDVFDIEINETDPEKLCDIIASLEPTFGGINLEDIKAPECFEIERKLRDRMKIPVFHDDQHGTAIIVGAAILNGLKVVGKDIKSCKLVVSGAGAAALACLDLIVDLGFPIENIFVTDLAGVVYKGRVELMDPDKERFARETDARTLAELIPGADIFLGLSAGGVLKQDMVKAMAARPLVLALANPTPEILPEDVKAVRDDAVMATGRSDYPNQVNNVLCFPYIFRGALDCGATTITREMEIAVVHAIAELAQAEQSDIVATTYGITNLSFGPEYIIPKPFDPRLMIKIAPAVAKAAEASGVASRPIKDMEAYIDKLQQFVYRSGTFMRPLFQIAKKTTAEKKRIVYAEGEEERVLRAVQVVVDENLARPILVGRPAVLQQRIERFGLRLKADVDFEVINPDFDERYRDYWQTFLAMTKRQGVTEQYAKLEMRRRHTLIGSMAIHKGHADGMICGTYGTTSLHLNYIDKVLGRRDGVNVYAAMNALILPSRQLVLVDTHVNEDPTAEQLAEITILAAEEMLRFGIKPRAALLSHSNFGTSNSASAQKMRNALAIIKEQAPDLEVDGEMHGDTALDGELLRKVMPDSSLKGDANLLVMPNIDAANIAYNLLKNTCGNGVAVGPILLGCAKPVHILTPSATVRRIVNMTALCVVDAISAR